One window from the genome of Epinephelus moara isolate mb chromosome 21, YSFRI_EMoa_1.0, whole genome shotgun sequence encodes:
- the kif1ab gene encoding kinesin-like protein KIF1A isoform X3, with product MAAASVKVAVRVRPFNSREMAKESKCIIQMSGNTTTILNPKQPKENKSFNFDFSYWSHTTPEDINYASQMQVYKDIGEEMLLHAFEGYNVCIFAYGQTGAGKSYTMMGRQEKDQQGIIPLLCEDLFTKINDSNNENSMSYSVEVSYMEIYCERVRDLLNPKNKGNLRVREHPLMGPYVEDLSKLAVTSYNDIQDLMDSGNKARTVAATNMNETSSRSHAVFNIIFTQKKHDMDTENTSEKVSKISLVDLAGSERADSTGAKGTRLKEGANINKSLTTLGKVISALAELDSVPNKNKKKKKVESFIPYRDSVLTWLLRENLGGNSRTAMVAALSPADINYDETLSTLRYADRAKQIRCNAVINEDPNNRLVRELKEEVARLKDLLYAQGLGDIIENLCDYKNFVNNRQAVNQRGDLSAVSNAMTGMSPSPSLSALSSRAGSISNLHDRIFSPASEEAIERLKETEKIIAELNETWEEKLRRTEAIRMEREALLAEMGVAMREDGGTVGVFSPKKTPHLVNLNEDPLMSECLLYYIKDGITKVGRENAKTRQDIVLSGHFIKDEHCTFSSTTGPQGEGCVILEPCEGSETYVNGKKVSSPIVLRSGNRIIMGKSHVFRFNDPEQARLERERTPCAETPVEPVDWAFAQRELLEKQGIDMKQEMEQRLQELEDQYRKEREEASNLLEQQRLDYESKLEALQRQVDSRYLESPEEEEEPEEEVPWTPRETELALWAFRKWRFYQFTSLRDLLWGNAIFLKEANAISVELKKKVQFQFVLLTDTLYSPLPPDLLPPSVAKERERRPFPRTIVAVEVQDQKNGATHYWTLEKLRQRLDLMREMYDRAAELPSSAVEDCDHALTGGDPFYDRFPWFRLVGRAFVYLSNLLYPVPLVHRVAIVSEKGEVKGFLRVAVQAISADEEAPDYGSGVRQSGTAKISFEDKQFEKFQTESCPGGLSHSNTSQEELRIVEGEGQTVEIGISADEVNNNTCPAILDPPRSPVKSSGLGLDLPLELSPEKALSHLKIGSTFTFRVTVLQASSISAEYADIFCQFNFIHRHDEAFSTEPLKNTGRGPPLGFYHVQNITVEVTKSFVEYIKTQPIVFEVFGHYQKQPFPPLCKDLISPLRPSRRQFPRVMPLSKPVPATKLSTLTRSTAGPCHAKYDLMVFFEICELEANGDYIPAVVDHRGGMPCHGTFLLHQGIQRRITVTIAHETGNDIEWKEVKELVIGRIRNTPEADETIIDPNILSLNILSSGYFWPKHNDNVSLGVDHRTFYRFEAAWDSSMHNSLLLNRVTPYGEKIYITLSAYLEMENCTQPTVITKDFCMVFYSRDAKLPASRSIRNLFSTGCLRPSESNRVTGVYEVTLCHVADNGSPGMQRRRRRVLDTSVAYVRGEENLAGWRPRSDSLILDHQWELEKLSLLQEVEKTRHYLLLREKLEATLQAGQDALYKSSDISDFAKSPVLSHSPGSSPAPDSPNQRQRELAAKCLRLLMHTFNREYSQVSSSASESKLSEMSASLMRDTSSSGLSTLTPSSTCPSLVEGNYDIRHTEPSSGASTPDLDPYSPVDRKKALKGCTFVPDIQEIRVSPIVSKKGYLHFLEPHTSGWVKRYVVVRRPYVYLYRSERDNVERAVINLSSAKVEYSEDKQTLLRTPNTFAVCTEHRGILLQATNDKEMHDWLYAFNPLLAGTIRSKLSRRKSVQSAPPVASAQRM from the exons caaTCCTGAACCCCAAACAGCCGAAAGAAAACAAGAGTTTCAACTTTGACTTTTCTTACTGGTCACACACCACG ccTGAGGACATCAACTATGCGTCCCAGATGCAGGTGTACAAGGACATCGGGGAGGAAATGCTGCTTCATGCCTTTGAAGGCTACAATGTGTGCATATTTGCATATGGTCAGACAGGAGCAGGCAAAAGCTACACTATGATGGGACGACAGGAGAAGGACCAGCAAGGAATTATACCTCTG ctgtgtGAGGACCTCTTCACCAAAATCAATGACAGcaataatgaaaacagcatGTCTTACTCTGTGGAG GTGAGTTACATGGAGATCTACTGTGAGCGTGTGCGTGACCTGCTGAATCCCAAGAACAAAGGAAACCTGCGCGTCAGAGAGCACCCACTGATGGGACCCTATGTCGAAGATCTTTCCAAACTGGCCGTCACCTCATACAACGACATCCAGGACCTGATGGACTCTGGAAACAAAGCCAG GACTGTGGCTGCTACCAACATGAACGAGACCAGCAGTCGCTCCCACGCCGTCTTCAACATCATcttcacacagaaaaaacacGACATGGACACGGAAAACACATCAGAAAAG GTCAGTAAAATCAGCTTGGTGGACTTGGCTGGCAGCGAGAGAGCCGACTCGACTGGAGCTAAAGGAACCAGACTGAAG GAAGGAGCAAACATCAACAAATCTCTGACTACACTGGGGAAAGTTATTTCTGCTCTGGCCGAACTG GACTCAGTACCAAACAAG aacaagaaaaagaagaaggtgGAGAGTTTTATTCCCTACAGAGATTCAGTTCTGACGTGGCTGCTGAGGGAGAACTTGG GAGGAAACTCTCGCACAGCCATGGTGGCTGCCCTCAGCCCTGCTGATATTAACTATGACGAGACCCTCAGTACCCTCCG GTACGCTGATCGTGCCAAACAGATCCGCTGTAACGCCGTGATCAACGAGGATCCCAACAACCGTCTGGTGCGTGAGCTGAAAGAGGAGGTGGCTCGCCTCAAAGACCTGCTGTATGCACAGGGTCTGGGAGACATCATCGAGA ACCTGTGCGATTACAAGAACTTTGTGAATAATCGCCAGGCTGTCAATCAAAGGGGTGATCTCTCCGCAGTGTCCAATGCCATGACAGGAATGAGTCCCTCCCCCTCGCTCTCGGCCCTTTCCAGTCGTGCCGGGTCCATCAGCAACCTCCATGACCGCATCTTCAGCCCAGCCAGTGAAGAGGCCATCGAGAGGCTCAAG gaaactgagaaAATCATCGCAGAGCTCAATGAGACCTGGGAGGAGAAGCTGCGACGTACTGAGGCCATCCGTATGGAGAG AGAGGCCCTGCTGGCTGAGATGGGTGTTGCCATGAGAGAAGATGGAGGCACTGTGGGCGTGTTCTCCCCGAAAAAG ACGCCTCATCTGGTGAACCTGAACGAAGACCCGCTGATGTCAGAGTGTCTGCTGTATTACATCAAAGACGGCATCACCAA GGTTGGCCGTGAAAACGCCAAGACACGCCAAGACATTGTTCTAAGCGGCCATTTTATCAAAGATGAACACTGCACATTCAGCAGCACCACGGGCCCTCAGGGAGAAG GATGTGTCATCCTGGAGCCATGTGAGGGGTCGGAGACGTACGTCAACGGGAAGAAAGTGAGCTCTCCCATTGTTCTGCGGTCAG GAAACCGCATCATCATGGGAAAGAGCCACGTGTTCCGCTTCAATGACCCGGAGCAGGCTCGTCTGGAGCGAGAGAGGACGCCGTGCGCTGAGACGCCGGTGGAGCCCGTCGACTGGGCCTTCGCTCAGAGAGAGCTGCTGGAGAAACAAGGCATCGACATGAAGCAGGAGATGGAGCAGAG GCTTCAGGAGCTCGAGGATCAGTATCgcaaagaaagagaagaagccAGTAACCTGCTGGAACAGCAGAGGCTG gACTATGAGAGTAAACTGGAGGCTCTGCAGAGACAAGTGGACTCTCGGTACCTGGAGTCtcctgaggaagaggaggagccagaggaggaAG TGCCGTGGACGCCACGAGAGACCGAATTGGCTCTCTGGGCATTCAGGAAGTGGCGTTTCTACCAGTTCACCTCTCTCAGAGATCTGCTTTGGGGCAACGCCATCTTCCTCAAAGAGGCCAATGCTATCAGTGTGGAGCTGAAGAAAAAG GTGCAGTTCCAGTTCGTCCTGTTGACAGACACTCTCTACTCTCCCCTGCCCCCTGACCTGCTGCCCCCCAGTGTGgccaaagagagggagagacgacCTTTCCCTCGAACCATCGTCGCCGTTGAAGTACAAGATCAAAAGAATGGAGCCACACATTACTGGACTCTGGAGAAACTCAG GCAGAGGCTGGACCTGATGAGGGAAATGTACGACCGTGCTGCAGAGCTCCCCAGCAGTGCTGTGGAGGACTGTGACCACGCTCTGACTGGAGGAGACCCCTTCTATGACCGCTTCCCCTGGTTCCGTCTGGTCGGCAG GGCTTTTGTGTACCTGAGTAACCTGCTGTACCCGGTGCCACTGGTACATCGAGTGGCCATCGTCAGTGAGAAAGGAGAGGTGAAAGGCTTCCTCAGAGTGGCTGTGCAGGCCATCTCAG ctGATGAGGAGGCCCCTGATTACGGCTCTGGTGTGAGGcagtcaggcactgccaagatcTCCTTTGAAGACAAACAGTTTGAGAAG TTCCAGACTGAGTCGTGTCCTGGTGGTCTCTCCCACTCCAACACCTCCCAGGAGGAGCTACGAATCGTGGAGGGAGAAGGACAGACTGTAGAGATAGGAATCTCTGCCGATGAAGTCAACAACAACACCTGTCCAG CCATTTTGGATCCTCCCCGCAGCCCAGTGAAGAGCTCAGGTCTGGGTCTGGATCTTCCTCTGGAACTTTCGCCAGAGAAAGCTCTCTCCCACCTGAAGATCGGCAGCACCTTCACCTTCAGAGTCACCGTATTACAGGCGTCCAGCATCTCAGCCGAGTACGCCGACATCTTCTGCCAGTTCAA CTTCATCCACCGCCACGATGAAGCTTTCTCCACAGAGCCGCTGAAGAACACAGGCAGAGGACCTCCGCTGGGCTTCTACCATGtccaaaat ATCACAGTGGAGGTGACAAAGTCCTTCGTGGAGTACATCAAGACTCAGCCCATCGTCTTCGAGGTGTTTGGCCACTATCAGAAACAGCCCTTCCCTCCGCTCTGCAAAGACCTGATCAG TCCTCTGAGGCCTTCCAGGAGGCAGTTCCCCAGGGTGATGCCCTTGTCCAAACCAG TGCCGGCCACAAAGCTCAGCACTCTGACCCGCTCCACCGCAGGACCTTGTCATGCCAAATACGACCTCATGGTCTTCTTTGAGATCTGTGAGCTGGAAGCTAACGGAGA CTACATCCCAGCTGTTGTTGACCACAGAGGTGGGATGCCCTGCCACGGCACGTTCCTCTTACACCAG GGCATCCAGAGGAGGATCACAGTTACCATCGctcatgaaacaggaaatgataTTGAGTGGAAAGAGGTGAAGGAGCTGGTTATTG GTCGCATCCGAAACACACCAGAGGCTGATGAGACCATCATTGACCCTAACATCCTTTCCCTCAACATCCTGTCTTCTGGATATTTCTGGCCAAAACACAATGACAA CGTCTCCTTGGGAGTTGATCATAG AACTTTCTACCGATTTGAGGCAGCGTGGGACAGCTCCATGCACAACTCTCTGCTGCTGAACAGAGTCACTCCCTACGGGGAGAAGATCTACATCACCCTCTCTGCTTATCTAGAG ATGGAGAACTGCACTCAGCCGACAGTGATCACCAAAGATTTCTGCATGGTGTTTTATTCCCGAGACGCGAAGCTGCCGGCCTCTCGCTCCATCAGAAACCTCTTCAGCACCGGCTGCCTCCGGCCCTCTGAGAG TAATCGTGTCACTGGAGTCTATGAAGTCACCCTCTGCCATGTGGCGGACAACGGAAGTCCAG GCATGCAGCGTCGTCGCAGGCGTGTGCTGGACACCTCGGTGGCGTATGTCCGAGGAGAGGAGAACCTGGCCGGATGGAGGCCTCGCAGCGACAGCCTCATCCTGGATCACCAGTGGGAGCTGGAGAAACTCAGTTTACTGCAGGAG GTGGAGAAGACCAGGCACTACCTGCTCTTGAGGGAGAAGCTGGAGGCGACTCTGCAGGCAGGACAGGATGCGCTCTACAAGAGCAGCGACATCAGCGATTTTGCAAAGAGTCCTGTCCTCAGCCACAGTCCTGGCAGCAGCCCTGCCCCCGACAGCCCCAACCAGAGGCAGAGGGAGCTGGCTGCTAAG TGTCTGCGTCTGCTGATGCACACCTTCAACCGGGAGTACAGCCAGGTGAGCAGCAGTGCCAGTGAGAGCAAG CTTTCTGAGATGTCTGCATCGCTGATGAGAGACACCTCCTCGTCTGGACTGAGCACGCTCACTCCGTCGTCTACCTGCCCCTCACTGGTGGAGGGAAATTATGACATTAG ACACACTGAACCCAGTTCAGGAGCTTCTACACCAGATCTGGACCCGTACAGCCCAGTGGACAGAAAGAAAGCTCTCAAAGGATGCACCTTTGTTCCCGACATACAGGAGATCAGAGTCAG CCCCATTGTGTCAAAGAAGGGCTACCTGCACTTCCTGGAGCCCCACACAAGCGGCTGGGTGAAGCGTTACGTGGTGGTGCGCAGGCCCTACGTCTACCTGTACCGCAGCGAGAGGGACAACGTGGAGCGAGCTGTCATCAACCTGTCGTCTGCGAAGGTGGAGTACAGTGAAGACAAACAGACCTTACTGCGG ACTCCCAACACGTTTGCTGTGTGCACTGAGCATCGTGGGATACTGCTGCAGGCCACCAATGACAAAGAGATGCACGACTGGCTGTACGCTTTTAACCCTCTGTTAGCCGGCACCATCAG gTCAAAGCTCTCCAGGAGAAAGTCGGTCCAGTCAGCCCCGCCGGTCGCATCTGCTCAGAGGATGTGA
- the kif1ab gene encoding kinesin-like protein KIF1A isoform X5 has product MAAASVKVAVRVRPFNSREMAKESKCIIQMSGNTTTILNPKQPKENKSFNFDFSYWSHTTPEDINYASQMQVYKDIGEEMLLHAFEGYNVCIFAYGQTGAGKSYTMMGRQEKDQQGIIPLLCEDLFTKINDSNNENSMSYSVEVSYMEIYCERVRDLLNPKNKGNLRVREHPLMGPYVEDLSKLAVTSYNDIQDLMDSGNKARTVAATNMNETSSRSHAVFNIIFTQKKHDMDTENTSEKVSKISLVDLAGSERADSTGAKGTRLKEGANINKSLTTLGKVISALAELDSVPNKNKKKKKVESFIPYRDSVLTWLLRENLGGNSRTAMVAALSPADINYDETLSTLRYADRAKQIRCNAVINEDPNNRLVRELKEEVARLKDLLYAQGLGDIIEMSNAMTGMSPSPSLSALSSRAGSISNLHDRIFSPASEEAIERLKETEKIIAELNETWEEKLRRTEAIRMEREALLAEMGVAMREDGGTVGVFSPKKTPHLVNLNEDPLMSECLLYYIKDGITKVGRENAKTRQDIVLSGHFIKDEHCTFSSTTGPQGEGCVILEPCEGSETYVNGKKVSSPIVLRSGNRIIMGKSHVFRFNDPEQARLERERTPCAETPVEPVDWAFAQRELLEKQGIDMKQEMEQRLQELEDQYRKEREEASNLLEQQRLDYESKLEALQRQVDSRYLESPEEEEEPEEEVPWTPRETELALWAFRKWRFYQFTSLRDLLWGNAIFLKEANAISVELKKKVQFQFVLLTDTLYSPLPPDLLPPSVAKERERRPFPRTIVAVEVQDQKNGATHYWTLEKLRQRLDLMREMYDRAAELPSSAVEDCDHALTGGDPFYDRFPWFRLVGRAFVYLSNLLYPVPLVHRVAIVSEKGEVKGFLRVAVQAISADEEAPDYGSGVRQSGTAKISFEDKQFEKFQTESCPGGLSHSNTSQEELRIVEGEGQTVEIGISADEVNNNTCPAILDPPRSPVKSSGLGLDLPLELSPEKALSHLKIGSTFTFRVTVLQASSISAEYADIFCQFNFIHRHDEAFSTEPLKNTGRGPPLGFYHVQNITVEVTKSFVEYIKTQPIVFEVFGHYQKQPFPPLCKDLISPLRPSRRQFPRVMPLSKPVPATKLSTLTRSTAGPCHAKYDLMVFFEICELEANGDYIPAVVDHRGGMPCHGTFLLHQGIQRRITVTIAHETGNDIEWKEVKELVIGRIRNTPEADETIIDPNILSLNILSSGYFWPKHNDNVSLGVDHRTFYRFEAAWDSSMHNSLLLNRVTPYGEKIYITLSAYLEMENCTQPTVITKDFCMVFYSRDAKLPASRSIRNLFSTGCLRPSESNRVTGVYEVTLCHVADNGSPGMQRRRRRVLDTSVAYVRGEENLAGWRPRSDSLILDHQWELEKLSLLQEVEKTRHYLLLREKLEATLQAGQDALYKSSDISDFAKSPVLSHSPGSSPAPDSPNQRQRELAAKCLRLLMHTFNREYSQVSSSASESKLSEMSASLMRDTSSSGLSTLTPSSTCPSLVEGNYDIRHTEPSSGASTPDLDPYSPVDRKKALKGCTFVPDIQEIRVSPIVSKKGYLHFLEPHTSGWVKRYVVVRRPYVYLYRSERDNVERAVINLSSAKVEYSEDKQTLLRTPNTFAVCTEHRGILLQATNDKEMHDWLYAFNPLLAGTIRSKLSRRKSVQSAPPVASAQRM; this is encoded by the exons caaTCCTGAACCCCAAACAGCCGAAAGAAAACAAGAGTTTCAACTTTGACTTTTCTTACTGGTCACACACCACG ccTGAGGACATCAACTATGCGTCCCAGATGCAGGTGTACAAGGACATCGGGGAGGAAATGCTGCTTCATGCCTTTGAAGGCTACAATGTGTGCATATTTGCATATGGTCAGACAGGAGCAGGCAAAAGCTACACTATGATGGGACGACAGGAGAAGGACCAGCAAGGAATTATACCTCTG ctgtgtGAGGACCTCTTCACCAAAATCAATGACAGcaataatgaaaacagcatGTCTTACTCTGTGGAG GTGAGTTACATGGAGATCTACTGTGAGCGTGTGCGTGACCTGCTGAATCCCAAGAACAAAGGAAACCTGCGCGTCAGAGAGCACCCACTGATGGGACCCTATGTCGAAGATCTTTCCAAACTGGCCGTCACCTCATACAACGACATCCAGGACCTGATGGACTCTGGAAACAAAGCCAG GACTGTGGCTGCTACCAACATGAACGAGACCAGCAGTCGCTCCCACGCCGTCTTCAACATCATcttcacacagaaaaaacacGACATGGACACGGAAAACACATCAGAAAAG GTCAGTAAAATCAGCTTGGTGGACTTGGCTGGCAGCGAGAGAGCCGACTCGACTGGAGCTAAAGGAACCAGACTGAAG GAAGGAGCAAACATCAACAAATCTCTGACTACACTGGGGAAAGTTATTTCTGCTCTGGCCGAACTG GACTCAGTACCAAACAAG aacaagaaaaagaagaaggtgGAGAGTTTTATTCCCTACAGAGATTCAGTTCTGACGTGGCTGCTGAGGGAGAACTTGG GAGGAAACTCTCGCACAGCCATGGTGGCTGCCCTCAGCCCTGCTGATATTAACTATGACGAGACCCTCAGTACCCTCCG GTACGCTGATCGTGCCAAACAGATCCGCTGTAACGCCGTGATCAACGAGGATCCCAACAACCGTCTGGTGCGTGAGCTGAAAGAGGAGGTGGCTCGCCTCAAAGACCTGCTGTATGCACAGGGTCTGGGAGACATCATCGAGA TGTCCAATGCCATGACAGGAATGAGTCCCTCCCCCTCGCTCTCGGCCCTTTCCAGTCGTGCCGGGTCCATCAGCAACCTCCATGACCGCATCTTCAGCCCAGCCAGTGAAGAGGCCATCGAGAGGCTCAAG gaaactgagaaAATCATCGCAGAGCTCAATGAGACCTGGGAGGAGAAGCTGCGACGTACTGAGGCCATCCGTATGGAGAG AGAGGCCCTGCTGGCTGAGATGGGTGTTGCCATGAGAGAAGATGGAGGCACTGTGGGCGTGTTCTCCCCGAAAAAG ACGCCTCATCTGGTGAACCTGAACGAAGACCCGCTGATGTCAGAGTGTCTGCTGTATTACATCAAAGACGGCATCACCAA GGTTGGCCGTGAAAACGCCAAGACACGCCAAGACATTGTTCTAAGCGGCCATTTTATCAAAGATGAACACTGCACATTCAGCAGCACCACGGGCCCTCAGGGAGAAG GATGTGTCATCCTGGAGCCATGTGAGGGGTCGGAGACGTACGTCAACGGGAAGAAAGTGAGCTCTCCCATTGTTCTGCGGTCAG GAAACCGCATCATCATGGGAAAGAGCCACGTGTTCCGCTTCAATGACCCGGAGCAGGCTCGTCTGGAGCGAGAGAGGACGCCGTGCGCTGAGACGCCGGTGGAGCCCGTCGACTGGGCCTTCGCTCAGAGAGAGCTGCTGGAGAAACAAGGCATCGACATGAAGCAGGAGATGGAGCAGAG GCTTCAGGAGCTCGAGGATCAGTATCgcaaagaaagagaagaagccAGTAACCTGCTGGAACAGCAGAGGCTG gACTATGAGAGTAAACTGGAGGCTCTGCAGAGACAAGTGGACTCTCGGTACCTGGAGTCtcctgaggaagaggaggagccagaggaggaAG TGCCGTGGACGCCACGAGAGACCGAATTGGCTCTCTGGGCATTCAGGAAGTGGCGTTTCTACCAGTTCACCTCTCTCAGAGATCTGCTTTGGGGCAACGCCATCTTCCTCAAAGAGGCCAATGCTATCAGTGTGGAGCTGAAGAAAAAG GTGCAGTTCCAGTTCGTCCTGTTGACAGACACTCTCTACTCTCCCCTGCCCCCTGACCTGCTGCCCCCCAGTGTGgccaaagagagggagagacgacCTTTCCCTCGAACCATCGTCGCCGTTGAAGTACAAGATCAAAAGAATGGAGCCACACATTACTGGACTCTGGAGAAACTCAG GCAGAGGCTGGACCTGATGAGGGAAATGTACGACCGTGCTGCAGAGCTCCCCAGCAGTGCTGTGGAGGACTGTGACCACGCTCTGACTGGAGGAGACCCCTTCTATGACCGCTTCCCCTGGTTCCGTCTGGTCGGCAG GGCTTTTGTGTACCTGAGTAACCTGCTGTACCCGGTGCCACTGGTACATCGAGTGGCCATCGTCAGTGAGAAAGGAGAGGTGAAAGGCTTCCTCAGAGTGGCTGTGCAGGCCATCTCAG ctGATGAGGAGGCCCCTGATTACGGCTCTGGTGTGAGGcagtcaggcactgccaagatcTCCTTTGAAGACAAACAGTTTGAGAAG TTCCAGACTGAGTCGTGTCCTGGTGGTCTCTCCCACTCCAACACCTCCCAGGAGGAGCTACGAATCGTGGAGGGAGAAGGACAGACTGTAGAGATAGGAATCTCTGCCGATGAAGTCAACAACAACACCTGTCCAG CCATTTTGGATCCTCCCCGCAGCCCAGTGAAGAGCTCAGGTCTGGGTCTGGATCTTCCTCTGGAACTTTCGCCAGAGAAAGCTCTCTCCCACCTGAAGATCGGCAGCACCTTCACCTTCAGAGTCACCGTATTACAGGCGTCCAGCATCTCAGCCGAGTACGCCGACATCTTCTGCCAGTTCAA CTTCATCCACCGCCACGATGAAGCTTTCTCCACAGAGCCGCTGAAGAACACAGGCAGAGGACCTCCGCTGGGCTTCTACCATGtccaaaat ATCACAGTGGAGGTGACAAAGTCCTTCGTGGAGTACATCAAGACTCAGCCCATCGTCTTCGAGGTGTTTGGCCACTATCAGAAACAGCCCTTCCCTCCGCTCTGCAAAGACCTGATCAG TCCTCTGAGGCCTTCCAGGAGGCAGTTCCCCAGGGTGATGCCCTTGTCCAAACCAG TGCCGGCCACAAAGCTCAGCACTCTGACCCGCTCCACCGCAGGACCTTGTCATGCCAAATACGACCTCATGGTCTTCTTTGAGATCTGTGAGCTGGAAGCTAACGGAGA CTACATCCCAGCTGTTGTTGACCACAGAGGTGGGATGCCCTGCCACGGCACGTTCCTCTTACACCAG GGCATCCAGAGGAGGATCACAGTTACCATCGctcatgaaacaggaaatgataTTGAGTGGAAAGAGGTGAAGGAGCTGGTTATTG GTCGCATCCGAAACACACCAGAGGCTGATGAGACCATCATTGACCCTAACATCCTTTCCCTCAACATCCTGTCTTCTGGATATTTCTGGCCAAAACACAATGACAA CGTCTCCTTGGGAGTTGATCATAG AACTTTCTACCGATTTGAGGCAGCGTGGGACAGCTCCATGCACAACTCTCTGCTGCTGAACAGAGTCACTCCCTACGGGGAGAAGATCTACATCACCCTCTCTGCTTATCTAGAG ATGGAGAACTGCACTCAGCCGACAGTGATCACCAAAGATTTCTGCATGGTGTTTTATTCCCGAGACGCGAAGCTGCCGGCCTCTCGCTCCATCAGAAACCTCTTCAGCACCGGCTGCCTCCGGCCCTCTGAGAG TAATCGTGTCACTGGAGTCTATGAAGTCACCCTCTGCCATGTGGCGGACAACGGAAGTCCAG GCATGCAGCGTCGTCGCAGGCGTGTGCTGGACACCTCGGTGGCGTATGTCCGAGGAGAGGAGAACCTGGCCGGATGGAGGCCTCGCAGCGACAGCCTCATCCTGGATCACCAGTGGGAGCTGGAGAAACTCAGTTTACTGCAGGAG GTGGAGAAGACCAGGCACTACCTGCTCTTGAGGGAGAAGCTGGAGGCGACTCTGCAGGCAGGACAGGATGCGCTCTACAAGAGCAGCGACATCAGCGATTTTGCAAAGAGTCCTGTCCTCAGCCACAGTCCTGGCAGCAGCCCTGCCCCCGACAGCCCCAACCAGAGGCAGAGGGAGCTGGCTGCTAAG TGTCTGCGTCTGCTGATGCACACCTTCAACCGGGAGTACAGCCAGGTGAGCAGCAGTGCCAGTGAGAGCAAG CTTTCTGAGATGTCTGCATCGCTGATGAGAGACACCTCCTCGTCTGGACTGAGCACGCTCACTCCGTCGTCTACCTGCCCCTCACTGGTGGAGGGAAATTATGACATTAG ACACACTGAACCCAGTTCAGGAGCTTCTACACCAGATCTGGACCCGTACAGCCCAGTGGACAGAAAGAAAGCTCTCAAAGGATGCACCTTTGTTCCCGACATACAGGAGATCAGAGTCAG CCCCATTGTGTCAAAGAAGGGCTACCTGCACTTCCTGGAGCCCCACACAAGCGGCTGGGTGAAGCGTTACGTGGTGGTGCGCAGGCCCTACGTCTACCTGTACCGCAGCGAGAGGGACAACGTGGAGCGAGCTGTCATCAACCTGTCGTCTGCGAAGGTGGAGTACAGTGAAGACAAACAGACCTTACTGCGG ACTCCCAACACGTTTGCTGTGTGCACTGAGCATCGTGGGATACTGCTGCAGGCCACCAATGACAAAGAGATGCACGACTGGCTGTACGCTTTTAACCCTCTGTTAGCCGGCACCATCAG gTCAAAGCTCTCCAGGAGAAAGTCGGTCCAGTCAGCCCCGCCGGTCGCATCTGCTCAGAGGATGTGA